From the Xyrauchen texanus isolate HMW12.3.18 chromosome 49, RBS_HiC_50CHRs, whole genome shotgun sequence genome, one window contains:
- the LOC127640744 gene encoding NUAK family SNF1-like kinase 1 — MEYASKGELYDYISERRRLTERETRHFFRQIVSAVHYCHKNGVVHRDLKLENVLLDENCNIKIADFGLSNQYHKDKLLQTFCGSPLYASPEIVNGRPYYGPEVDSWALGVLLYTLVYGSMPFDGGDHKNLIRQISNGEYREPTQSSDARGLIRWMLMVNPERRATVEDIANHWWVNWGWKTSVCDCESQRDASSPMLARLIDWQNRTEPRPTKAIRSEPFLLVCQRPKKSKKENDVGVSLCNGEDSLGLKRPKGILKTRTSEEQHSPSLEEIELISGAGTPEKESGPEASEGQEEPALTGNPPSKVVSILPKKGILKNNQQRESGYYSSPERSESSDLLGGNITPLATNSPPKRVVGRKGILKRNGKYSTYSGAPPMSVLGEPAPGDSGLSRSQSRPSSIVREDSDPITNSCFNGTDWPPPTTRPKIRGCLSAENLLQLANFKGLQAAPPLHSGKFGREMQLSPGDNSSFSLLGDLDDMTQVYQQALDISNNLS, encoded by the exons AATGGTGTTGTTCACCGGGACCTGAAACTGGAAAATGTACTACTGGATGAAAACTGTAACATAAAG ATTGCTGATTTTGGGCTGTCCAACCAGTATCATAAAGACAAACTTTTGCAGACCTTCTGTGGTAGTCCGCTGTACGCATCCCCAGAGATTGTCAATGGAAGACCGTACTATGGTCCAGAG GTAGACAGCTGGGCTCTGGGGGTGTTGCTGTATACCTTGGtctatggtagtatgccatttgaTGGGGGAGACCACAAAAATCTAATTCGCCAAATCAGCAATGGAGAGTACAGAGAACCAACCCAGTCATCAG ATGCTCGTGGTTTGATCCGTTGGATGCTGATGGTCAACCCTGAGCGTCGAGCAACAGTCGAAGACATCGCCAATCATTGGTGGGTAAATTGGGGATGGAAGaccagtgtgtgtgactgtgaatcACAAAGGGATGCTAGCTCACCCATGCTGGCTCGTCTCATTGACTGGCAGAACCGCACTGAACCTCGACCCACAAAAGCCATCCGGTCTGAACCATTCCTGCTTGTCTGCCAACGGCCCAAAAAGTCCAAGAAAGAAAATGATGTTGGAGTTTCCCTCTGTAATGGTGAAGACAGTCTGGGCCTCAAGAGACCAAAGGGCATCCTGAAGACAAGAACTTCTGAAGAGCAACATTCTCCAAGTCTGGAGGAGATAGAACTGATATCAGGAGCAGGAACCCCAGAGAAGGAATCTGGGCCAGAAGCTAGTGAAGGCCAGGAGGAGCCAGCACTAACAGGCAATCCTCCTTCCAAGGTGGTCTCCATCCTTCCTAAGAAGGGAATCctaaagaacaaccaacaacgtGAATCAGGGTACTACTCTTCCCCAGAGCGCAGTGAGTCATCTGACTTGCTAGGTGGCAACATTACACCCCTTGCCACCAACTCCCCACCCAAACGAGTGGTTGGTAGGAAGGGCATCTTGAAGCGCAATGGCAAGTATTCAACATACAGTGGTGCTCCTCCCATGAGTGTCCTTGGGGAACCAGCACCTGGCGATTCTGGTTTATCCCGCAGTCAGAGTCGCCCATCCAGCATTGTGAGGGAGGATAGTGATCCCATCACCAACAGTTGCTTCAACGGCACTGACTGGCCCCCACCCACTACCCGGCCCAAGATCAGAGGCTGTTTGTCTGCAGAAAACCTTCTCCAGCTGGCCAACTTTAAAGGGCTACAGGCGGCTCCACCCCTACACAGTGGGAAATTCGGCAGAGAAATGCAGCTCTCCCCTGGGGATAATAGCAGCTTCTCACTGCTAGGAGACCTGGATGATATGACTCAGGTGTACCAACAAGCCCTAGACATCAGCAACAACCTGTCATAG